A stretch of the Pan paniscus chromosome 2, NHGRI_mPanPan1-v2.0_pri, whole genome shotgun sequence genome encodes the following:
- the POMGNT2 gene encoding protein O-linked-mannose beta-1,4-N-acetylglucosaminyltransferase 2, with product MHLSAVFNALLVSVLAAVLWKHVRLREHAATLEEELALGRQATEPAPALRIDYPKALQILMEGGTHMVCTGRTHTDRICRFKWLCYSNEAEEFIFFHGNTSVMLPNLGSRRFQPALLDLSTVEDHNTQYFNFVELPAAALRFMPKPVFVPDVALIANRFNPDNLMHVFHDDLLPLFYTLRQFPGLAHEARLFFMEGWGEGAHFDLYKLLSPKQPLLRAQLKTLGRLLCFSHAFVGLSKITTWYQYGFVQPQGPKANILVSGNEIRQFARFMTEKLNVSHTGVPLGEEYILVFSRTQNRLILNEAELLLALAQEFQMKTVTVSLEDHAFADVVRLVSNASMLVSMHGAQLVTTLFLPRGATVVELFPYAVNPDHYTPYKTLAMLPGMDLQYVAWRNMMPENTVTHPERPWDQGGITHLDRAEQARILQSREVPRHLCCRNPEWLFRIYQDTKVDIPSLIQTIRRVVKGRPGPRKQKWTVGLYPGKVREARCQASVHGASEARLTVSWQIPWNLKYLKVREVKYEVWLQEQGENTYVPYILALQNHTFTENIKPFTTYLVWVRCIFNKILLGPFADVLVCNT from the coding sequence ATGCACCTCTCGGCGGTGTTCAACGCCCTCCTGGTGTCGGTGCTGGCAGCAGTCCTGTGGAAGCATGTGCGGCTGCGTGAGCATGCAGCCACACTGGAGGAGGAGCTGGCCCTCGGCCGACAGGCCACAGAGCCAGCCCCAGCACTGAGGATCGACTACCCGAAGGCACTGCAGATCCTGATGGAGGGCGGCACACACATGGTGTGCACGGGCCGCACGCACACAGACCGCATCTGCCGCTTCAAGTGGCTCTGCTACTCCAACGAGGCTGAGGAGTTCATCTTCTTCCATGGCAACACCTCTGTCATGCTGCCCAACCTGGGCTCCCGGCGCTTCCAGCCAGCCCTGCTCGACCTATCCACCGTGGAGGACCACAACACTCAGTACTTCAACTTCGTGGAGCTGCCTGCTGCTGCCCTGCGCTTCATGCCCAAGCCGGTGTTCGTGCCAGACGTGGCCCTCATCGCCAACCGCTTCAACCCCGACAACCTCATGCACGTCTTTCACGACGACCTGCTGCCACTCTTCTACACCCTGCGGCAGTTTCCCGGCCTGGCCCACGAGGCACGGCTCTTCTTCATGGAGGGCTGGGGCGAGGGTGCACACTTCGACCTCTACAAGCTGCTCAGCCCCAAGCAGCCTCTCCTGCGGGCACAGCTGAAGACCCTGGGCCGGCTGCTGTGCTTCTCCCATGCTTTTGTGGGCCTCTCCAAGATCACTACCTGGTACCAGTATGGCTTTGTGCAGCCCCAGGGCCCGAAGGCCAACATCCTCGTCTCAGGCAATGAGATCCGGCAGTTTGCACGGTTCATGACAGAAAAGCTGAACGTGAGCCACACAGGAGTCCCCCTAGGCGAGGAGTACATTCTGGTCTTTAGCCGAACCCAGAACAGACTCATTCTGAATGAGGCAGAGCTGCTGCTGGCActggcccaggagttccagatgaaGACAGTGACAGTGTCCCTGGAGGACCACGCCTTTGCTGATGTCGTGCGGCTGGTCAGCAATGCCTCCATGCTGGTCAGCATGCATGGGGCCCAGCTGGTCACCACCCTCTTCCTGCCCCGTGGGGCAACTGTGGTAGAGCTCTTCCCATATGCTGTCAATCCCGACCACTACACTCCCTATAAGACGCTGGCCATGCTGCCTGGCATGGACCTCCAGTATGTAGCCTGGCGGAACATGATGCCAGAGAACACAGTCACACACCCTGAGCGGCCCTGGGATCAGGGGGGCATCACCCATCTGGACCGGGCTGAGCAAGCCCGTATCCTGCAAAGCCGTGAGGTCCCACGGCATCTCTGTTGCCGGAACCCCGAGTGGCTCTTCCGAATCTACCAGGACACCAAGGTGGACATCCCGTCCCTCATTCAAACCATACGGCGCGTGGTGAAGGGCCGGCCAGGACCACGGAAGCAGAAGTGGACAGTCGGCCTATATCCAGGCAAGGTGCGGGAGGCACGGTGCCAGGCGTCAGTGCATGGCGCCTCCGAGGCCCGCCTCACTGTCTCCTGGCAGATCCCATGGAACCTTAAATACCTGAAGGTGAGGGAGGTGAAGTACGAGGTGTGGCTGCAGGAGCAGGGGGAGAACACCTACGTGCCTTACATCCTGGCTCTGCAGAACCACACCTTCACTGAGAACATCAAGCCCTTCACCACCTACCTGGTGTGGGTCCGCTGCATCTTCAACAAGATCCTCCTGGGACCTTTTGCAGATGTTCTGGTGTGCAACACGTAG